The proteins below are encoded in one region of Phaseolus vulgaris cultivar G19833 chromosome 1, P. vulgaris v2.0, whole genome shotgun sequence:
- the LOC137814487 gene encoding zinc finger protein ZAT5-like has translation MQMQEEHMQIIKGKRTKRQRLPSPLRLTMPTCSTAGRSSTDNFADFDPVTTSNELRNQEDEDLANCLILLAQGHNTPKPSHNKESGLYVYECKTCNRCFPSFQALGGHRASHKRFSKASAEEKQGPLTTFGDNNNHDDYCVPTSTTLTLQLSTFLYNSSNSTRSSTINAKPKVHECSICGSEFSSGQALGGHMRRHRNFVSAPTSGTIAYGGDGSPEIPETKKHKDVLNLDLNLPAPEDDHHRESNLFPFQSKEKVIVFSATSLVDCHY, from the coding sequence ATGCAAATGCAAGAGGAACACATGCAAATCATCAAGGGCAAGCGCACAAAGCGTCAAAGGCTTCCATCGCCACTTAGGTTAACCATGCCAACATGTTCCACCGCAGGACGAAGCAGCACCGACAATTTCGCAGATTTTGATCCTGTAACAACCTCAAACGAATTAAGGAACCAAGAGGATGAAGACTTGGCCAATTGTTTGATTCTCTTGGCTCAAGGCCACAACACTCCAAAACCCTCACACAACAAGGAATCGGGGCTGTATGTTTACGAGTGCAAGACTTGTAACCGATGCTTCCCTTCGTTTCAAGCCCTTGGGGGCCACAGAGCCAGCCACAAGAGATTTTCCAAGGCTAGTGCAGAAGAAAAGCAAGGACCACTTACTACTTTTGGGGATAATAATAATCATGATGATTATTGTGTCCCCACAAGCACCACCCTCACCTTACAATTATCAACGTTTTTGTATAATAGCAGCAACAGCACTAGGAGTAGTACTATTAATGCTAAACCTAAGGTTCATGAGTGTTCCATATGCGGGTCAGAGTTCTCATCTGGGCAAGCCTTGGGGGGACACATGAGAAGGCACAGAAATTTTGTGAGTGCACCTACAAGTGGGACAATTGCTTATGGTGGTGATGGAAGCCCTGAAATTCCAGAAACCAAGAAACACAAAGATGTTTTGAACTTGGACTTGAATCTTCCGGCCCCTGAGGATGATCATCACAGAGAATCCAACTTGTTTCCTTTTCAGTCCAAAGAAAAAGTCATTGTCTTCTCTGCAACTTCTTTGGTGGATTGCCATTACTGA